In Lacerta agilis isolate rLacAgi1 chromosome 8, rLacAgi1.pri, whole genome shotgun sequence, one genomic interval encodes:
- the LOC117051680 gene encoding LOW QUALITY PROTEIN: interferon-inducible GTPase 5-like (The sequence of the model RefSeq protein was modified relative to this genomic sequence to represent the inferred CDS: substituted 1 base at 1 genomic stop codon) yields MALKTLQGSALSSPEQGDVSVVLVGKSGVGKSALLNALRGMTENDVGCAPLDAPPKSGGPVMYPDPSLPNLLIWELALDCEGQADRWLKEADVFVVATDGKFDETHAHLAGEARAAGKKVYFARTKADLDLHTLKRLMGELYNRPEALQALRGVCAESLGAHGLGEPFVFLISAFEPYALDCPQLRKVLLEDVHTYERXVRPLCPHYEVISEQEIAEIQEAYELGGLSEVVTRIQCSLETLWNAHLDIGITGESGAGKSTFVNALRGVGDEEEGAAETGVTETTAQPTPYPYPDHPNVILWDLPGIGTPNFQAERYLEAVEFSRYDFFIILASERFKENHVRLAKAIVKEGKRFYFVRTKLDNDLESMRRRKNPPAEEEVLEEIRTDCREKLAKAGLADTKVFLLSSFEIDKFDFQVFEETLEQELPSHKRHAFLLSLPNLSSVIIDKKRQLLHQEVWKVALISSLVAAVPLPGLAFTCDVSILLRKLSTYRQDFGLDAASLTRLAERSGKPLEVLRAEVHSTLGRSINRDVVIGLLGKATGTGLVVANFFIHRIPIYGALASGGISFHTTYYMLSQCLEELANDSQRVLMKAFESEV; encoded by the exons ATGGCTCTAAAGACCCTCCAGGGCTCTGCTCTGAGCTCCCCAGAGCAAGGGGATGTTTCCGTGGTCCTTGTGGGAAAATCCGGGGTGGGAAAATCGGCCCTCCTCAATGCCTTGCGTGGGATGACCGAAAATGATGTCGGATGTGCCCCGTTGGATGCCCCACCTAAATCCGGGGGCCCTGTCATGTACCCCGACCCATCCCTTCCCAATTTACTGATATGGGAACTAGCTCTGGATTGTGAGGGGCAGGCCGACCGGTGGCTGAAGGAGGCTGATGTTTTTGTCGTGGCGACAGACGGCAAGTTTGACGAGACTCATGCCCACCTGGCCGGGGAGGCCCGGGCAGCTGGCAAGAAGGTCTATTTTGCCCGCACCAAGGCTGATTTGGATCTTCATACCCTCAAGCGGTTGATGGGGGAGCTCTACAACCGGCCCGAGGCCCTGCAGGCCCTGCGGGGTGTCTGTGCTGAGTCGCTGGGGGCCCACGGTCTCGGGGAGCCCTTTGTCTTCCTGATCTCTGCTTTTGAACCCTACGCCCTGGACTGCCCCCAGCTGCGAAAAGTGTTGCTGGAGGATGTCCACACGTATGAGAGGTAAGTCAG ACCCCTTTGCCCCCACTACGAGGTGATCAGCGAGCAGGAGATTGCAGAGATCCAGGAGGCCTATGAACTGGGAGGCCTCTCGGAAGTGGTGACCCGCATTCAGTGCAGCCTGGAGACCCTCTGGAACGCCCATCTTGACATTGGCATCACAGGGGAGTCGGGCGCTGGGAAATCCACCTTTGTCAACGCCTTGAGGGGTGTGGgcgatgaggaggagggagccgcgGAGACGGGTGTGACGGAGACCACTGCCCAGCCTACGCCATATCCTTACCCCGACCACCCCAACGTCATCCTGTGGGATCTCCCTGGCATTGGCACGCCCAACTTCCAGGCTGAACGCTACCTAGAAGCGGTGGAGTTTTCTCGCTACGACTTCTTCATCATCCTGGCCTCGGAGAGGTTTAAGGAGAACCACGTCCGTTTGGCCAAGGCCATTGTCAAAGAAGGCAAGCGTTTCTATTTCGTGCGCACCAAGCTGGACAACGACCTGGAGTCCATGCGGAGGCGGAAGAACCCTCCAGCCGAAGAGGAAGTCTTGGAGGAGATCCGGACTGACTGCCGGGAGAAGCTCGCCAAGGCTGGGCTGGCAGACACCAAGGTTTTTTTGCTGAGCAGCTTTGAGATCGACAAGTTTGACTTCCAAGTTTTTGAGGAAACCCTGGAGCAAGAACTTCCGAGCCACAAGCGCCACGCCTTCCTGCTGTCGCTGCCCAACCTCTCCTCGGTCATCATTGACAAGAAGAGGCAGCTCCTTCACCAGGAGGTTTGGAAGGTAGCTCTGATCTCCAGCTTGGTGGCCGCCGTCCCTTTGCCGGGCCTGGCCTTCACCTGCGACGTCTCCATTTTGCTGAGGAAGCTGTCCACTTACCGGCAGGACTTTGGCCTCGACGCAGCGTCCTTGACCCGTCTGGCCGAACGGTCAGGGAAACCGCTGGAGGTCCTGAGGGCTGAAGTCCACAGCACTCTAGGCCGGAGCATCAACAGGGATGTGGTCATTGGGTTGCTGGGGAAGGCCACTGGGACAGGCTTGGTGGTGGCCAATTTCTTCATCCACCGGATCCCAATTTACGGAGCCCTGGCTTCCGGCGGGATTTCCTTCCACACCACTTACTACATGTTGAGCCAGTGCTTGGAAGAGCTGGCCAATGACTCCCAAAGGGTCCTCATGAAGGCCTTTGAAAGCGAAGTCTGA
- the LOC117051679 gene encoding interferon-inducible GTPase 5-like: protein MAGSSILDESQLKILKAQYEAQNASSAASQIQALVDCVNTLKIQVGILGERGSGVSTLVGALLDKPRRVTDPWAYLREAPETTKQPVAHAHPIYPDLTLHDLPGFEASEKPSAYLKRLGDLSKFSCFVVVVGGEGLRDSHLQVLKAIKQKGKGLILARTKVDLDLHTAERRLRSRYNPTEQLGLIRKELAGVLTKHGVDPKKVFLVSGLETDRYEFARFEDSLEGEVLNLKRTHDGNLEDLNKVSQKKIKELYAICQGGSLSEVPTVISSVLMDPTQIRLDVAVIGEVGSGKSSLVNALRGVGCGEPNAAPTGVTEMTQKAVPYLLPVAPNLYLWDLPGVGLTEEDVSHLDLSRYDFFLLVASERYKHTHSCLARAITSAGKQFFFVRSKIDVDVETRPGSQPVAKEEVQGQVRKCCEEALKKDGVDSPQVFLVSCLKPETFDLPLLLEALSSYAPDLKTKALRKALPTVLSRVVRRKAKVLMKDVWGKALQSCLFCVEHPQPAVVDNLITTIASFCIDFGLDEASVEHTAQATGTTPRLLQAVIRSPFAKPLDSAYVLSLITKPTSLTSWAWSYVPYLGRGVKVEPEISFESTYQMLRRAVVELSENAEAVLLLAYTEK from the exons ATGGCCGGTTCCTCCATCCTGGACGAATCGCAGCTGAAGATCCTGAAGGCCCAGTATGAGGCCCAGAACGCCAGCAGTGCCGCTTCCCAAATCCAGGCTCTGGTAGACTGTGTGAACACCCTCAAGATCCAGGTCGGTATCCTGGGAGAGCGTGGCTCAGGGGTGAGCACTCTGGTCGGGGCTCTGCTGGACAAGCCCCGCCGGGTGACGGATCCATGGGCTTATCTCCGAGAGGCCCCCGAGACCACGAAGCAGCCGGTTGCCCACGCTCACCCCATCTACCCCGACCTCACCCTGCACGACCTGCCGGGCTTCGAGGCGTCGGAGAAGCCGTCCGCCTACCTCAAACGCTTGGGCGACCTGAGCAAATTCAGCTGCTTTGTGGTGGTGGTCGGGGGTGAAGGCTTGAGGGACAGCCACCTCCAAGTCCTCAAGGCCATCAAGCAGAAAGGGAAAGGCCTCATCCTGGCACGCACCAAGGTGGACTTGGACCTGCACACAGCCGAGCGGCGGCTCAGATCCAGGTACAATCCAACTGAGCAGCTGGGTCTCATCCGGAAGGAATTGGCAGGTGTTTTGACCAAGCATGGGGTGGACCCCAAGAAGGTATTCCTGGTGTCAGGGCTGGAGACGGACAGATATGAGTTTGCACGCTTTGAAGACAGCCTGGAAGGAGAGGTGCTCAATTTGAAGAG AACTCACGATGGGAACCTGGAGGATTTGAACAAGGTGAGCCAGAAGAAGATTAAGGAGCTATACGCAATCTGCCAGGGCGGCAGCTTGTCAGAAGTCCCAACTGTGATCTCATCCGTGTTGATGGACCCCACACAAATACGACTGGACGTCGCCGTGATAGGTGAAGTTGGCTCAGGGAAGTCCTCGCTGGTTAATGCTCTGAGAGGGGTGGGCTGTGGAGAACCGAATGCGGCCCCCACTGGGGTGACAGAGATGACGCAGAAAGCTGTGCCCTACCTGCTCCCAGTTGCCCCCAACCTTTACCTTTGGGACTTGCCAGGGGTGGGGCTGACAGAGGAAGACGTGAGCCACCTGGATCTCAGCCGCTATGACTTCTTCCTGCTGGTGGCCTCCGAACGCTATAAGCACACCCACAGCTGCCTGGCCAGAGCCATCACCTCAGCGGGGAAGCAGTTCTTCTTTGTGAGGAGCAAGATAGATGTAGATGTGGAGACCCGGCCTGGGAGCCAACCCGTCGCCAAAGAGGAAGTGCAGGGTCAGGTGCGGAAGTGCTGCGAGGAAGCTCTGAAGAAGGACGGCGTGGACTCCCCACAGGTCTTCTTGGTCTCCTGTCTCAAGCCAGAAACATTCGACTTGCCACTCCTCCTGGAAGCCCTCAGCAGCTACGCTCCAGACTTGAAGACGAAAGCTCTGAGGAAAGCCCTGCCAACTGTCCTGTCCCGAGTGGTTAGGCGGAAGGCCAAAGTGTTGATGAAAGATGTGTGGGGGAAGGCCCTTCAGAGCTGCCTCTTCTGTGTGGAGCATCCCCAGCCGGCCGTGGTCGACAACCTCATCACCACCATTGCCAGCTTCTGCATAGATTTTGGCCTGGATGAGGCCTCCGTAGAGCACACTGCCCAGGCTACCGGCACAACCCCCCGGCTGCTTCAGGCGGTGATCCGAAGCCCCTTTGCTAAACCACTGGACTCTGCATATGTGCTCAGCCTCATCACCAAGCCGACCTCCCTGACCAGCTGGGCATGGAGCTATGTGCCCTATTTGGGGCGGGGTGTCAAGGTGGAGCCTGAAATCTCCTTTGAGTCCACCTACCAGATGTTGAGGCGAGCTGTGGTGGAACTGTCTGAGAATGCAGAGGCGGTGCTGCTGCTGGCCTAcacagagaaatag